From the genome of Fusobacterium sp. FSA-380-WT-3A:
TTGTGATGGATTAGGAGATTGTTTACCATCTTGTCATACAGGAGCTATAACTTTTGAAGAAAGAGAGGCTCTTCCATATGATGAGGCTGCTGTTTTATCAAATATGGCTAAGAAAAATTCAAATAATTGTTCTAATGGTGGGTGTCCTGGAAGTCAAAGTAAAGTTATAAATCATCATATAGGTTGTCCTGGTTCAAATTCTAAAAAAATAGAAATAGAAACTGATAACAATCAAAATTTTGAAGAGGGAGTTTTAAAAAGCAAATTACAACAATGGCCTGTTCAAATAAAATTAGTACCTATTAATGCTCCTTATTTTGAAAATTCCAATCTTCTTATAGCTGCTGATTGTACAGCCTTTGCTTATGGAAATTTTCATAATGAATTTATTAAAAATCGTATAACTTTAATTGGTTGTCCAAAATTAGATTCTGGAGATTATGAAGAAAAATTAACTGCTATAATAAAAAATAATAATATAAAATCTTTAACAGTTGTTAGAATGGAAGTTCCTTGTTGTGGTGGTATTGAAAGAGCTGCTGTAAATGCTTTAAAAAATAGTGGTAAATTTATTCCTTGGCAAGTTATTACAATTTCTATTGACGGAAAAAAATTAGATATTTAAAAATATATAATAAAAAAATCAGGATAGAATTTAATCTAACCTGATTTTTATTTTTATTATCTAGAAAATATATCAGCAATACGATATAAATCTAAAATATTATTTCTTTTTGTTCCTTCCCAAGCATAAGAAATAGGATGAGTAACTACATCTCCACGTTCAACTCCAACCATTATTCCACCTTCTCCAGCTTCTAATAGTTCAACAGCTTTTACAGCCATTTGAGTAGCTAACATTCTATCTCTTCCACTAGGAGTTCCTCCTCTTTGGATATGACCTAAAATAACTGTTCTTACTTCTGTTGTAACTTTTTCTTTTAGTTCTTTTTCTACATCAAATATATTTCCTACACCTTCAGCTACAAGAACTATATCATGTAATCTTCCAGTATTTCTTCTTTGTTTTATTTGGAAAGCAAGCATTTCAATAGAATTTTCTACTTCTGGTATTAAGATTCCATCTCCTCCACCACAAATACAAGAATGAACAGCTAAATCTCCAGCTCTTCTTCCCATAACTTCTACAAGAATTGTTCTTTCATGAGAAGTGGCTGTATCTCTTAATTTAGAAATAGCATCTAATATTGTATTTAAACAAGTATCAAATCCTATAGTATAATCAGTTCCAATAATATCATTATCTATTGTTCCAGGAAGACCAACTACTTTTATTCCATGTTCTTTACTTAAAAGGTCAGCTCCTCTATATGAACCATCTCCACCTATTACTATAAGTCCTTCAATTCCTCTTCTTTTTAAATTTTCAGCTGCTATTGCTCTATATTTAGGGTCTTTAAATTCTGGACATCTTGCAGTTAAAAGAGCTGTTCCTCCTTTTTCAATTATTCCAGATAGGAAACGTCCATCTATTAAAAAGATTTCATCCATTAACATTCCATGATATCCTCTTCTTATACCATAAACTTCCATTCCTTTATATTGAGCCATTTTTACTGCAGCTCTAATAGCTGTATTCATACCAGGTGCATCTCCACCACTTGTTAAGATAGCTATTCTTCTCATTATTAACCTCCCTAAAAAATTTATAATAATTTAATTTTTTTCCTCATTATTTTCTACTTGAGATGTTTTCTCTGTAATTTCCTCATCTACTTCTTCTAAGAAGAAACCAATTTTTCTAAATTTATTATATCTATTTTTTAGTAAAGTATCTATATTTATTTTCTTTAATTCAGTAATTGATGAGATAACAGCATTTTTTAGGTTAATTTGTGCGCATAAAATATCTCTATGAGCTCCACCTAAAGGTTCTGGAATTATATCATCTATAATTCCTAATTTTTTTAAGTTTTGAGCTGATATTTTTAAGTTATTAGCTGCTTTTTCAGCTAAAGCTCCATTTTTAAATAATATAGCTGCACAACCTTCTGGAGAAATTACTGAATAAATAGAGTGTTCTAACATGAAAACTTTATCAGCCACTGCTAGAGCTAAAGCTCCTCCACTTCCTCCTTCTCCAATAATAACAGAAATAATTGGAACTCTAAATCCCATCATTTTCATAAGATTTCTTGCTATAGCTTCACCTTGTCCTCTTTCTTCTGCTTCAATTCCTGGAAAAGCTCCAGCTGTATCTACTAAAGTAAGAATTGGAATATTAAATCTTTGAGCTATTCTCATAAGTCTTAAAGCTTTTCTATAACCTTCTGGATTTGCCATTCCAAAGTTTCTACGAATTTTTTCATTTATGTCTTTACCTTTTTGATGACCAATTACAACAAATTTTTGTCCTTCGATTTTACAAAGTCCTCCAACTATAGCAGGGTCATCTCCATAAAGTCTATCTCCATGTAATTCAACAAAATCTTCTGTTATCCCTCTAATATAGTCTAAAGTATTTGGTCTATTTGGGTGTCTTGCTATAGAAACTTTATCCCAATCTGTTAAATTTGAATAGACTTCTTTTATTTTATCTCTGTATAATTCTTTTTGTTTTTCAATTTCCTCTGTTAAATCTACTTCTTTATTTTTTGCAAACTCTTCAAGTTCTTTTATTTTTGCCTCTATCTCTAAAAGTTCTTTTTCAAAATCCACTTTTACCCTCCTAAATCTAGACTAAGTTACTTAAAACTTTAGCTACAATATCTTTCATTTCTTCTCTTTTACTGATTATATCCAACATTCCATGTTGAAGTAAAAACTCACTTGTTTGGAATCCTTTAGGAAGTTTTTGTTTGATAGTTTGTTCTATAACTCTTTGTCCAGCAAAACCAATTAAAGCTTTTGGTTCTGTTATTATTACATCACCTAACATAGCAAAAGAAGCTGTAACTCCTCCTGTTGTTGGATTTACTGGAATAGAAATATATGGAATTCCAGCTTTTTTTAGACGATGAACAGCAGCTGATGTTTTAGCCATTTGCATTAATGAAACAATTCCCTCATACATTCTAGCTCCTCCTGAACTAGAAACAACTATAGCTGGAATTCTCATTTCTAAAGCTCTCTCTAAAGCTCTAGTAATCTTTTCTCCAACAACAGAACCCATACTTCCACCTAAAAAATCAAAATCCATAACAGCAATACTTACTTTTATTCCTTTAATTTCTCCAATACCAGAAACAACAGCTTCATTCATCCCTGTTTTTCCTTCAGCTTTTTCTACTTTCGATTTATAACCTTCAAACCCTAAAAAATCTTCTGTTTGTAAGTTTGCATCCTCTTCTACAAAAGTTCCACCATCAATTAATAAGTTTATTCTTTCTCTGGCACTCATTCTATAATAATATCCACAACTAGGACATCTATAAAGATTTCTTCCTATATCTTTTTTAAGTATTATCTCTCCACACTCGGGACATTTTTCCCAAAGTTCTGAAGCTTCTTCTGTAATACCACTTTTCTTTTTATCATTTTCAAGCATTTTACTTTCATCTATTTCATCTTTTACTGTTAAAGTCGCATACTTTTTCTTTCTTAAAGAAAAAAATCTCATTTTCTCCTCCTTATATTCAATAAAAATAGTATTTTTTACAAATAATTATAAAAGCCATTCTATTTATTTTATAAAATTTTAAAAAAATTTTCAATAATTATTTGCATTAATCTTTGTTTTGATATAAAATGAATATAAAAAATGAATAAACTTAAACCTTATAATTTAGATAAAAAATTTTACTTTTTTGTTTAAGAAAATATATAAAAAATATAATATTACATATGTTAGGAGGAATTAAAATGAAAAAAACTATGTTTATTCTACTTGCAACTACCCTAATTGGATGTAGTGGATTACAAAATTTCTCTACAAATCCTAATAATTTATCTGTAATTTGTAAAGAAAAAATAGCTAATAATGTGGATATGTCTAGAGAGATTTATGGTATCGGAAAGGCTAAAATTTCATCATCAGGTCAATTTGTAGTTGAAGGAAAAGCTAGAGAAGCAGCTTTAAATCAAATAAAAGCTAAAATTTCAGCTGAAGTTGAAAAAAGTTTCCAACAACAAATGAATTTAGTAGACAATTATTCTAAGAGAATTTATAACAATTCTATGAAAGAATTAAAAGATTATACTACTAATGTATTAGTTGGAAATGTTGTTGAAAAAGAATCTTTTGTAGCTGATGGATACTTATACATAATAGTGACAACTTCTTTAGAAGATATTTTTAGACAATCAAAATTCACTTTTATTGAATTTACTAGTGATTTAATAAAAAGATTAGAAGTTATAAAATCTAATGTAACTAATATGGAATATGTTGCACCTCTAGAAACTTTAAATGTTACTCCAATAGAAAATGAAAAAGGAGAGGACACATTAAAATTAGATGAAGAACTTATCCTTAAATAATATAAAAAAATACTTTATCCTTTCACTTTTTCTTTTAACTGCTTGTACTAATACAGAAAAACTTTACAAGAATAATCAATATAGAATTTCTACAGTAAATGAAAATGGAAATGGTTATGTATTAAATCTTTATTTTAATAAAACTAATATAAAAGATATTTTTAAAGTTTCTTCTAATAATATAGATGGTGAATATAAAGAATTTTATCCTTCTGGAAAATTAAAATATTCAATAAATTATAAAAATGGAAATCAAGAAGGAATTGCTAAAAAATATTATGAAAATGGAAAGTTAGCTTTAGAGGGATTTTTTATAGATGATTTACCTAATGGTAAATTTACTTATTATTTTGATAATGGGAATATTTCTAAAATTGAAAATTATCACAATGGATATTTAGATGGTGAATATATAGAATATTATGAAAATAATAAAATAAAAATAAAAGTTTCATATTCTGATGGTTATAAAATAGGTGATTATTTTTCTTACTATGAAAATGGAAAGTTAAAAGAAACTGGAAAATATGTAGCAGGAAAAAGAAATGGAATATGGAAATATTATAATGAAAATGGAAAATTAATCTCTAAAAATGATTACGCTGATAAAGGTTATATTAGAATAGAATAAAAAAAAGAGGCTGTTGGATTTAAATAACAACAGCCTTTTTAATATACTTTTCTTAATTTCAAATAGAAATATTCTCTTTATTTATCAAGTTTTATTTTTGTGTTTTTCCTATTGCTATTATTGTAAATACTAAAATAATTGCACCTATAAATTGTTGTCCTGTTAGTAATCTTCCATTAAAAATATAATCAAACACAACTGATGATATTGGAAAAGCTAATTCACAAATAGTAGCCACACTGGCATCTATATATCTAAGTCCTCTATAATAAATCATAATTGCCATACTACCACTTGTAAGCATTATAGTTATAAAAATCAACCATTGAAATGAAGTTACTCTTGTAAAATATACTAAATCTCCTTTAAATAAAGTTATTATAAAGGTAATTATACTTGTAAAAAGAAATCTTGTATATAGTGCTGTCCTAAAAGAAGAATTAGTTAAAATTCTCTTTCCAAAGGCAGTAGAACTTCCAAATGAAAAAGCAGCAAGTAAAGCCAATAAACTAGCTGATAATATATTTCCACTTCCACTTGAATGAGGTAAAGCAAATTCAAATGTCATTATATATCCACCAATCATAGCTAAAAATGTTAAAAAGAAAAAGTTCTTACTCAATTTTTCTTTTAAAATAATTCTAGCTAAAATTAAAGCAAATATAGGTTGAGTTTTTTGTAATAAAGTTACAACTGTTAAGTGTTGAAAATTTACTAAAAATAGAGCCTTTACTATAGAAATTGTTCCTAAAGAACCTCCAAATAATCCTATACAAAAATAATAAAAAATATCTTTTTTAGGTAATTTTTTTATATTTTTTATTTCCTCTTTTCCAAAAAAACAACTCATAAAAAGAAAAGGGATAAAATGTAGAATAAAAACTACAAAGGGAACACTTAATTGATGTAATCTAGGAGTTAAAACAATTCCATCAAATCCCCAAAGAGAAGCAGCAAAACATACTAATCCCGCTCCTAAATATTTTTTGTTTTTCACTTTTCTCTCCTTCTAAAATAGACTAATTTGATTTGTATCACTTAGATTTTTTACTGCATTAAGAGTTTTTAATTTATCTAAAACAGTAGTTGACATTTTTGTTCTTCTTTTTAAATCTTCATAAGAAATAAATTTTTCAATATTTCTTTCAGCTATAATATTTTCTACTACACTTGCTCCTAATCCAGATATTCCCATTAATGGAACTCTTATTTTTTCGTCTTCTATTGTAAATCTAAATCCTTCTGATTTATACAAATCAATTCCTAAAAATTCAAAACCTCTAGCATACATCTCTAAAACAATTTCACATATAGCCATCTGTGTTTTTTTCTTAACATCAAGCTTAGGTTCTTTATTAAGCTCTTGTAGTTTTGCTTTTGCTAATTCTTTGCTTCCCATCATTTCAAAATCAAAATCCTCCATCTTACGAGTAAGATAAGCTGCATAAAAAGCTAATGGATAATGAATTTTAAAATAAGCTATTCTCATGGCCATCATAACATAGGCTACAGCATGTCCTTTAGGGAACATATATTTTATTCTTTTACAAGATTCTATATACCACTCTTTTACATTTTTTTCTTTCATCATATTTGAGAATTTTTCCCAATTCTCAGGCTCTTTAGATGGTTTTCCTTTTCTTACAAATTCCATTATTTTGAAAGCTGTAACTTTTTCCATTCCACTGTCTATTAAATAGTTCATAATGTCGTCTCTTACTGTAATAACTTCTGATAGAGTTGCTGTTCCCTCACGAATAAATTCTTGAGCATTATTAAGCCAAACATCTGTTCCATGAGAAAGTCCAGAAATTCTAACAAGTTCAGCAAAAGTTTTTGGTAAAGTATCTTCCAACATTTGTCTTACAAATCCTGTACCAAATTCTGGAACTCCATAAGTTCCTACAACAGAGCCAATCTCTTCAGGAGTAACTCCTAAAACTTCTGTTCCTGAAAATATTTTTAAAGTTTCAGGGTCAGCAATAGGAATATCATAAACATTTACTCCTGTATATTCTTGTAACATTTTTATAGTTGTCGGGTCATCATGCCCTAGTATATCTAATTTTACTAATTGTTCATCCATAACATGGTAATCAAAATGAGTAGTGATAGAATCATTTTGCATATCATTAGCTGGATGTTGTATTGGACAGAAATCAAAAACTTCTTTATATTTAGGAACTATAACCATCCCACCTGGATGTTGTCCTGTTGTCTTTTTAGCTCCCTCTACTTTTGAAGCTTTTCTAATAATTTCTGCTTTTGAAATATTCAAATGGTGGTCTTCATAATATTTTTTTACATAACCAATGGCGTTTTTATCAGCTAAAGTTGATATTGTTCCAGCCTTAAAGACATTAGATTTTCCAAATAATTCTTCACAATATCTGTGAATTTCTGATTGATATTCCCCTGAAAAGTTTAAGTCTATATCTGGAACTTTATCTCCATCAAATCCCATGAAAACTTCAAATGGTATTGAATGTCCATCTCTTTTTAAAGGTTTACCACATTTTGGACAATTTTTTTCTGGTAAGTCAACTCCAGCTCCCTCTTTTTCAATAAATTCTGAATATTTACAATTTGGGTCTGTACAAATATAATGAGGATATAGAGCATTAACCTCTGTAATTCCCATCATAAAAGCAACTAATGAAGAACCAACTGAACCTCTTGACCCTACTAAATATCCATTATCCAAAGATTTTTTAACCAATTTTTGAGCTGATAAATATAAAACTGAAAATCCATGTCCTATAATAGCTTTTAACTCTCTTTCAAGACGAGCTGAAACTATTTCTGGAAGAGGGTCTCCATAAATTCTATAAGCTTTTTCATAAGTCATTTCTCTAACTATATTTTCTGCATTATCAAGCTCTGGTGGATAAAATCCATCTGGTATTGGTTGAACTTTTTCAATCTCATTAGAAATTTTATTTGTATTTGTAATAACTATTTCATGAGCTATATCTTCTCCTAAATAAGAAAACTCTTTTAATAGCTCATCAGTAGTTCTGAAATAAAATCCATTATCAATAGTATATTGTCTTTCGTTAAATACATTTCCACTACCATATAATAAAATACTTCTTATATCTTTTTCTTCTCTTTCAAGATAATGAACATTAGAACTTCCTGTTACTAACTTATTATGTCTTTTAGCTAAATCATAAAGATATTTATTCATTTCCTCAATAGCTTTGTATGACATAATTCTATTAGTTCCATCTTCTTCTATAAATTCATTATAATTTTCTTTTGGAAGAAGCTCCACATAATCATAAAAATCAACTGCTTTCTCCATTTCTTTAAAATTATAATCAAGATAATTTATAGCAAGTTCTCCATTATTCATAAAGTGAACTGTATTACATGCCCCAACAAATATTCCATCTCTATGGGCTAAAATTTCTGATTTCTTAACTCTTGGTTTTTTATTTCCAAAATTATCTTTATGAGCAAAGGATACAAGTTTATAAATATTTTTTAATCCAGCTAAATTTTTAGCAAGAACAAGAATATTTATAGTATCTTGTTTTTGAATATTTATAGGAAAAGCTCCATTTATTTCTGAAACTTTTTTTACTCCTTTTTCATAATATTTTTCTAAGAAAATTTTAAACATTCCAGCAGTTGCTTGTGAGTCATCAACTGCTCTATGGTGACTTTCTAAAGCAACCCCTAATTTTTTTGTAAGATGACCTAATCCATAACCTTTTAATTCTGGAAATATATCTCTTGCCATCTGTAATGTATCTATAACACTAGGCTCATAATCAATTCCTAAAATTCTCTTACAATCTCTTCTTATAAAACTCATATCAAATTTAGCATTATGAGCTACCATTGTAGAATCTCCAACAAATTTCATAAATTCAGGTAAAACTACTTCTATTGAATCGGCACTTTCTAACATTCCATCAGTTATATTTGTTAAATTTTTAATTTTTTCAGGAACAGGGCGTTTAGGTTTTACAAATTTAGAAAACTTGTCAACAATTCTTGTTCCCTCCATTTTTATAGCACCAATCTCTATAATCTCATGCTCATGTGAATTAAGTCCTGTTGTTTCTAAGTCAAAAATTACAAAACTTTCATCTTCTATAAGAATGTCTTTTGGATTATTAATCATTTGTTTAGTGTCATCTACCATATACATTTCACAACCTAAAATGACTTTAAAATTTTCATCTTTTTTAGTTTGTTTAAATGCAAAAGGGAAAGTATGAACTACAGAATAGTCTGTAATTGCCATACTTGTATGTCCATAAGATTTAGCTCTTTTTATTAAATCTCCTATCTCTGTAACTCCAACCATCTCACTCATTTTACTATGAGTATGTAATTCTACCATTTTTTCTTCAGAAACATCCTCTTTTGAAATTTTAGTTTTTTCCATTTTATTAAGAGAAGATACTAGTAATATCTCTTCATTTTCACTAAAAGTATCAATTTGCTTTCTTCCACTTACTTTTATAAAATCTCCAACTTTAACTTCTAAATTCTCATCAGGTTTTACAAACATTTTTGTAGTAACAGAATTTTTATTATCTGTTATTCTCATAACATAAAGTAAATTTCCTGTTTTTAATTCTCTTTTTTCAAAGTTAAAAACTTCTCCTTCTAAAATACAAATATCATTATCAAAAATCTCTGAAAATTCATCTATAGATATAGATTTTCCTTTAATTTCTTTAGTTTTTCTAAAGGCCACAGCATTGTATTTTTTTTCATTATTTTGATTGTTATTTTCTTCTTTAGGAGTTTGAGAATTTTTCTCATTTTCACTATCTATTTTCTGACTCAAAGTTATGATTCTGTCTTCTTTTTCCTTTTCAATCTCATTAATCTCTTTTGAAAAATCTCCAGGAATAAAAGAAATTTTAAAATCATTTATTCCAAATTCAGATAATAAATTTTCTAATTTTAAATTTATTTTTGACTCATATAAAGTAGCAATTGCCATTTCATTTTTTAATTCTATATAAATATTTTTTTCTTCTATTCTAATTCTATAAAGAAATAAAAAAGATTTTGAAACAGCATTTCTAAGTTTTAATTTTTCTATAGCTTTCTCAACAATTTCAGTTAAAATTTTTTGAGTAATTTGTAGATTTTCATACTCTATATTAAATTCTACAGAAAGACTCTCTCCAAACTTTTTTTGTAAATCTGTCGTTACTATGTCTGTTTCACATAAAAAAGTTGGGTCTTTTAACTGGCAACTTATTTTTAATTTTTTATATAATTCTTCATATACAATTTCTTTTACCAGTAAATTTTTGGCTCCAACACTATGGAAAAAGTCTGGTTTAGATTTAATTAAAATCTTTCTACTCATTTATAAACCTCTTTAAATTTTATTTCTCACCTAAAATTCTATCTAATATAATAGCTACTGCAGCACGAACAGATAAATGATTATATTTTGTAGTTCCTCTTATTGGTTCTAATATGAAATCTGACATATCCATAACCTCTTTTATTAATCCCCAACCTGTACCAAATAGGAAAAGATATGGTTTATCATCTGAAAATATTTTTTCAGAAAGAGCTGGATAACTAATTGAGTTTGGGAAAATATGAGCTGAAGTTGTTATTATTATAGGTCTTTCCCCTTCTACTTCTTCAATATGTTTTATAGTTTCCTCAATAGATTCTCTAACTCTTGTATTTACAAAAGCTGATTCTCTATCCTTGTTGTATTCTCCTCCACTTCCATCTTGCCAATATCCTATGATTCTTTCTGTAAGTTGTTTTTGAGCATCTAATGGAACTATTAAGTCATATTCTTTTACATTATAAGTTCTACATGTTCTTGAAATATCATGTATATCAAAATTTGTAACTGAAGTACAAACAACAGATTTATTTTTATTGTAAACAGGATAATGAACTAATCCTAAATATATTTTATCTCTCATTTTTATATCTCCTAATTTTCATTTTCTTTTAATTCTCTTAACATTTCATTAAAAAGTTTTTTTTCTGTTTTATCAAGAATTTTTTTCTCTAATAAATCAGGTCTTCTTAAATATGTTCTTTTTAAACTTTCCTTTATTCTCCACTCTTTTATCTTTTTATGATTTCCAGAAGTTAGAACTTCAGGAACCTTAAGTCCCATATATTCTGCTGGTCTAGTATATTGTGGATAATCTAAAAGCCCATTAAAAAAAGAATCATTTTCATAAGAAGCTTTTGTAATGACTCCAGGAATAAGTCTTGAAATAGCATCTACTATGACCATAGCTGGAAGTTCTCCTCCTGTAAGAACAAAATCTCCAATAGAAATTTCCATATCTACTTTTTCTTCTACTACTCTTTCATCTATTCCTTCATAGTGTCCTGCTATAATTGTAATTTCTTCTTCCTCTTTTAATTTAAGAGCCACTTCTTGATTGAAAATAATTCCTTGAGGTGATGTATAAATCACTTTTCCACCTACAGTTTCTAAAGCGCGAAAAAGAGGTTCTGGTTTCATAACCATTCCCCCTTCTCCTCCAAATGGAATATCATCAGCTTGTTTATGTTTGTCAAAACAAAAATCTCTTATATTCACTATATTAATTTCTATTAATTGATTTTTGATAGCTCTTCCAATTATACTTTGAGTTTTAAACCCTTGAAATAATTCTGGAAATAAAGTTAAAATATTTATTTTCATTTAAACCTCATAATTTATTTTTGATAATATACATATTATTTTGTTTGCTTTTCTTCTAACATTCCTTCCCAAAGCTCAACAATAATTTTTTTATTTTCAAAATCAATCTCTTTTATAAATGTATCTATATTTGGAATTAAAGCTTCAGTTTCATCAGTTTCTACAACTAAAATTTCATGAGCTGCTGTATCAAAAACTTCTGTAACTTTTCCTATATTTTTATCCTCTAAAGTGATAACTTCCATACCTAATAAATCTTGTAAAAGATATTCATCTTCTTCAAGCCCAAGTACCATTCTATTAACTTTTATTATAGAATTTTGTAATAAATTTCCTTGAGTTTTATTTTCAATCTCTTCAAATTCCAATATAAATTTATCTCCTACTAAAGGAGAGATTTTTTTTACAGTAAAAATATTTTTTTCTCCATTTGGTTTTTCTACAAGTACTTTTTCTCCAATAAGGTCTTCCTCTTCACCAATATTTATATTAGCTTTTAAAGCTCCTTTTAAATGATGAGTTCCTGTTATTTTACCAATAATTACTAATTCTTCCATATTTCACCTAATCTAAAAACTCTACATTTACATTTAATTTATCTTTTACTCCAGCTCCTTGCATAACTCCTCTTATTGCATTAGCTGTAAGTCCATTTTTACCAATAACTCTACCCATTTCTCCTTGAGCAACATTTACTTTAAAAATAACTGTATCGTCTATTACTTCATAAGTAATTCTAATTGCTTCTTCTGTTTCTACTAAATTTTTTAAAATATATTTTAATAGATTTTCTAATTTTTCCATCTATACCTCCTGATTTTTATAGTTGTCCTTTCCATTTTCCCTCTTCTAAAATTTCAGCAACAACATATTTATTTCCTAAATCTAAAATAATTTTTTTTAATTCATCTTTAAAATCATCAGTTGTTATAATAGTAAGTAAACCCTCTTTTGGATTAGTTGTTCTAACTACTCCAAGTCCCTCATAAGCTTCTATAATTTTATTTATAAAATCAATATCTTCTCTTCTACTTTTTACAACAAATTCATAACTTTCCATAAATTTTTCTCCTATTTATTTTCTAATAATTTAGCTAATTTTATAAATTGTTCAATTGTAATATTTTCAGCTCTTTCATTAAAAGGAATTCCTAAGATTTCTAATTTTTCTTGAATGATATTTTTAGGAATACCTAAAGTTGATAAGTTATTTACAATATTTTTTCTTTTATTAGAAAAAGCAGCTTTTACATATTTAAAAAATAGTTCTTCACTTATTTGTTTTTCATATTTTTTATCCTCATGAAATTTTATAGAAATAAATCCAGAATCAATTTTAGGAATAGGAGTAAAAAATTCTTTTGGAATAGTAAATAAATAAGATGCCTCTCCAAAATATTCAATAGCTAAAGTTAAAACACTTCTCTCTTTTCCAGAAATAGCAGAAACTCTTTCTCCTACTTCTTTTTGGACCATAAGATATACTTCTTTTATTTTATCTCTATGTTCTATAAGCTTGTTTATAATAGGAGAAGTTATATAATAAGGAATATTAGCAACAACTTTTGTATTTTCTCCTATAATTTTATCTATATCTGTTTCTAAAATATCTCCCATATGAAGATTAAACTTTGGATTTGAATCAAATTTTTTTCTAAGTATCTTTTCAAGGTCTGTATCAATTTCTACACAGTTAACTTTTTTAGACTTTTGAAGAAGAAGCTC
Proteins encoded in this window:
- a CDS encoding ATP-binding protein produces the protein MIRKIIKIDENKCDGCGACVNACHEGAIGLVNGKAKLLRDDYCDGLGDCLPSCHTGAITFEEREALPYDEAAVLSNMAKKNSNNCSNGGCPGSQSKVINHHIGCPGSNSKKIEIETDNNQNFEEGVLKSKLQQWPVQIKLVPINAPYFENSNLLIAADCTAFAYGNFHNEFIKNRITLIGCPKLDSGDYEEKLTAIIKNNNIKSLTVVRMEVPCCGGIERAAVNALKNSGKFIPWQVITISIDGKKLDI
- the accD gene encoding acetyl-CoA carboxylase, carboxyltransferase subunit beta encodes the protein MRFFSLRKKKYATLTVKDEIDESKMLENDKKKSGITEEASELWEKCPECGEIILKKDIGRNLYRCPSCGYYYRMSARERINLLIDGGTFVEEDANLQTEDFLGFEGYKSKVEKAEGKTGMNEAVVSGIGEIKGIKVSIAVMDFDFLGGSMGSVVGEKITRALERALEMRIPAIVVSSSGGARMYEGIVSLMQMAKTSAAVHRLKKAGIPYISIPVNPTTGGVTASFAMLGDVIITEPKALIGFAGQRVIEQTIKQKLPKGFQTSEFLLQHGMLDIISKREEMKDIVAKVLSNLV
- the pfkA gene encoding 6-phosphofructokinase, with protein sequence MRRIAILTSGGDAPGMNTAIRAAVKMAQYKGMEVYGIRRGYHGMLMDEIFLIDGRFLSGIIEKGGTALLTARCPEFKDPKYRAIAAENLKRRGIEGLIVIGGDGSYRGADLLSKEHGIKVVGLPGTIDNDIIGTDYTIGFDTCLNTILDAISKLRDTATSHERTILVEVMGRRAGDLAVHSCICGGGDGILIPEVENSIEMLAFQIKQRRNTGRLHDIVLVAEGVGNIFDVEKELKEKVTTEVRTVILGHIQRGGTPSGRDRMLATQMAVKAVELLEAGEGGIMVGVERGDVVTHPISYAWEGTKRNNILDLYRIADIFSR
- a CDS encoding acetyl-CoA carboxylase carboxyltransferase subunit alpha: MDFEKELLEIEAKIKELEEFAKNKEVDLTEEIEKQKELYRDKIKEVYSNLTDWDKVSIARHPNRPNTLDYIRGITEDFVELHGDRLYGDDPAIVGGLCKIEGQKFVVIGHQKGKDINEKIRRNFGMANPEGYRKALRLMRIAQRFNIPILTLVDTAGAFPGIEAEERGQGEAIARNLMKMMGFRVPIISVIIGEGGSGGALALAVADKVFMLEHSIYSVISPEGCAAILFKNGALAEKAANNLKISAQNLKKLGIIDDIIPEPLGGAHRDILCAQINLKNAVISSITELKKINIDTLLKNRYNKFRKIGFFLEEVDEEITEKTSQVENNEEKN
- a CDS encoding DMT family transporter; its protein translation is MKNKKYLGAGLVCFAASLWGFDGIVLTPRLHQLSVPFVVFILHFIPFLFMSCFFGKEEIKNIKKLPKKDIFYYFCIGLFGGSLGTISIVKALFLVNFQHLTVVTLLQKTQPIFALILARIILKEKLSKNFFFLTFLAMIGGYIMTFEFALPHSSGSGNILSASLLALLAAFSFGSSTAFGKRILTNSSFRTALYTRFLFTSIITFIITLFKGDLVYFTRVTSFQWLIFITIMLTSGSMAIMIYYRGLRYIDASVATICELAFPISSVVFDYIFNGRLLTGQQFIGAIILVFTIIAIGKTQK
- a CDS encoding toxin-antitoxin system YwqK family antitoxin, producing MKNLSLNNIKKYFILSLFLLTACTNTEKLYKNNQYRISTVNENGNGYVLNLYFNKTNIKDIFKVSSNNIDGEYKEFYPSGKLKYSINYKNGNQEGIAKKYYENGKLALEGFFIDDLPNGKFTYYFDNGNISKIENYHNGYLDGEYIEYYENNKIKIKVSYSDGYKIGDYFSYYENGKLKETGKYVAGKRNGIWKYYNENGKLISKNDYADKGYIRIE
- a CDS encoding LPP20 family lipoprotein, whose translation is MKKTMFILLATTLIGCSGLQNFSTNPNNLSVICKEKIANNVDMSREIYGIGKAKISSSGQFVVEGKAREAALNQIKAKISAEVEKSFQQQMNLVDNYSKRIYNNSMKELKDYTTNVLVGNVVEKESFVADGYLYIIVTTSLEDIFRQSKFTFIEFTSDLIKRLEVIKSNVTNMEYVAPLETLNVTPIENEKGEDTLKLDEELILK